From the genome of Nerophis ophidion isolate RoL-2023_Sa linkage group LG25, RoL_Noph_v1.0, whole genome shotgun sequence, one region includes:
- the cdh15 gene encoding cadherin-15 isoform X2 codes for MAAGMLIVFVLAAVVYQARTVEEPEHIQEIHPWKNQGTGLVRVKRDWINPPIRVLENSKQVPENLVQIKSDKIFTGEVIYKLEGPGVDQAPKNFFEIDDKTGMIRSKRPLDREKYSSFTLKAFALSPSGERLENPTTIEIVVLDQNDNRPTFTQKQFTGSVPEFSVPGTSVMSVTATDADDPTTENAFLSYSIIGQESFPANAVTKTMFGINNETGTIYTRDVGLDKEVVTSFKLKLQVADMGGMGLSTEGVAIIQVSDINNYAPQFSPNSYKMTAVENRRNEEIGRVNVTDLDDRGTGHWQARYSISNDPYRNFAITTDAATNQGILTVVQPLDYEAQMEHTLILTVENINPLSSKAPNLPVSSATVVVTVVNENEAPHFTEDPMRIVVPESVSPGTLLKSNIAFDPDHSHLRYEISRDPERWLDINRNTGDITARRPFNMRSPYVRNNIYTAIVKVTDAGGVSTSATVAITLTETNDFPPQLLPLSGTVCRDTRRSVSGLILTAEDDDLPPQAAPFVFEIPDEESGNWTVVQVNDTHAVLQPLVNLDDGEYAVTVLVSDSGSPVFGSYAQVNVTVCLCDAFGDCKSEAGAIFASSTGISYIALIIIMASIALLLVLLLLAIVVTSCGRRHHIKKGSGLLGGDSEDDIRDNVLNYNEQGGGEEDENAFNMDLLWSPLDANTTPVPPVSPVSCYPASGLPRGKQPVRKDAPHDLPSPIYPRRPPADPTDIQDYISDGLEAADKDPNVPPYDTALIYDYEGEGSLAGSLSSLASGSSDGEQDYDYLNDWGPRFQKLANMYEPR; via the exons ATCAAGTCCGACAAAATCTTCACGGGAGAAGTCATCTACAAATTAGAGGGTCCGGGCGTGGACCAGGCCCCCAAGAATTTCTTTGAGATCGATGACAAAACAGGAATGATCCGAAGCAAGCGTCCTCTGGACCGGGAGAAGTACAGCAGCTTCACG ctaaAAGCCTTTGCACTGTCGCCCAGTGGAGAGCGACTGGAGAACCCTACCACCATAGAAATCGTGGTGCTGGACCAGAATGACAACAGACCTACCTTCACACAGAAACAGTTTACTGGTTCTGTTCCTGAGTTTTCAGTCCCAG GTACATCAGTGATGTCGGTAACAGCCACGGATGCAGATGACCCAACCACTGAAAACGCGTTTCTCAGCTACTCCATCATCGGCCAGGAAAGCTTCCCGGCCAACGCTGTTACCAAGACCATGTTTGGCATAAACAACGAGACAGGAACCATCTATACAAGAGACGTAGGCCTTGATAAAGAG GTGGTGACGTCCTTCAAGCTCAAGCTCCAGGTTGCTGATATGGGCGGCATGGGGCTGAGCACTGAAGGTGTGGCCATCATTCAAGTGTCGGACATCAACAACTACGCCCCGCAGTTCAGCCCTAACTCG TACAAGATGACAGCGGTGGAGAACAGGAGGAACGAGGAGATCGGTCGTGTTAACGTGACAGACCTTGATGACCGTGGAACTGGACACTGGCAGGCAAGATACTCCATCTCCAATGACCCTTACAGGAACTTCGCCATCACCACAGACGCCGCTACCAACCAGGGCATTCTGACGGTGGTCCAG CCCCTGGATTACGAGGCCCAGATGGAGCACACCTTGATTCTGACAGTAGAGAACATCAATCCTCTGAGCAGCAAGGCTCCCAACTTGCCAGTCAGCAGCGCCACAGTGGTGGTCACGGTCGTCAACGAAAACGAAGCGCCACATTTCACGGAAGACCCGATGCGGATCGTGGTGCCCGAGTCTGTTAGCCCTGGAACATTATTGAAAAGCAACATCGCATTCGACCCTGATCATTCCCACCTCAG GTACGAGATTAGTCGAGATCCTGAGAGGTGGCTGGACATCAACAGAAATACGGGAGACATTACTGCAAGGAGACCCTTCAACATGCGATCCCCATATGTCAGAAACAACATCTACACCGCTATCGTCAAGGTCACAG ACGCCGGCGGCGTGTCGACCAGCGCCACTGTGGCCATCACCCTGACGGAGACCAACGACTTCCCCCCACAGCTCCTCCCCCTGAGCGGCACCGTGTGCAGGGACACCCGGCGGTCGGTCTCTGGACTGATCCTGACCGCTGAGGATGACGACCTGCCTCCGCAAGCTGCACCGTTCGTCTTTGAAATACCTGACGAAGAGTCCGGCAACTGGACCGTCGTCCAAGtcaacg ACACTCATGCGGTGCTGCAGCCTCTGGTGAACCTGGATGACGGAGAGTATGCAGTCACAGTATTGGTGTCCGACTCTGGAAGTCCTGTCTTCGGTTCTTACGCTCAGGTCAACGTCACCGTGTGTCTCTGTGACGCCTTTGGCGACTGTAAGTCTGAGGCGGGGGCAATATTTGCCTCCAGTACGGGGATCAGCTACATCGCTCTCATTATCATCATGGCCAGTATCGCCCTGCTTCTAG TACTGCTGCTCCTGGCGATAGTCGTGACTTCTTGTGGGAGACGCCATCACATCAAGAAGGGAAGTGGTCTGCTGGGGGGGGATTCAGAAGACGACATCAGAGATAATGTCCTCAACTACAATGAGCAGGGAGGGGGTGAGGAAGATGAG AACGCCTTCAACATGGACCTGCTGTGGAGTCCCTTGGACGCAAACACGACGCCCGTGCCCCCCGTGTCCCCCGTGTCCTGCTACCCAGCGTCTGGCCTTCCTCGGGGCAAACAGCCCGTCAGGAAAGATGCGCCACATGACCTGCCGTCACCCATCTACCCTCGCAGACCCCCAGCTGATCCCACTGACATCCAGGACTACATCAGCGAC GGCCTGGAGGCGGCGGACAAGGACCCCAACGTGCCTCCCTACGACACGGCCCTCATCTACGACTACGAGGGCGAGGGCTCGCTGGCCGGCAGCCTCAGCTCGCTGGCGTCCGGCAGCTCGGACGGCGAGCAGGACTACGACTATCTCAACGACTGGGGGCCGCGCTTCCAGAAGCTGGCCAACATGTACGAGCCTCGTTAG
- the cdh15 gene encoding cadherin-15 isoform X3 has translation MGGSSGLAARTVEEPEHIQEIHPWKNQGTGLVRVKRDWINPPIRVLENSKQVPENLVQIKSDKIFTGEVIYKLEGPGVDQAPKNFFEIDDKTGMIRSKRPLDREKYSSFTLKAFALSPSGERLENPTTIEIVVLDQNDNRPTFTQKQFTGSVPEFSVPGTSVMSVTATDADDPTTENAFLSYSIIGQESFPANAVTKTMFGINNETGTIYTRDVGLDKEVVTSFKLKLQVADMGGMGLSTEGVAIIQVSDINNYAPQFSPNSYKMTAVENRRNEEIGRVNVTDLDDRGTGHWQARYSISNDPYRNFAITTDAATNQGILTVVQPLDYEAQMEHTLILTVENINPLSSKAPNLPVSSATVVVTVVNENEAPHFTEDPMRIVVPESVSPGTLLKSNIAFDPDHSHLRYEISRDPERWLDINRNTGDITARRPFNMRSPYVRNNIYTAIVKVTDAGGVSTSATVAITLTETNDFPPQLLPLSGTVCRDTRRSVSGLILTAEDDDLPPQAAPFVFEIPDEESGNWTVVQVNDTHAVLQPLVNLDDGEYAVTVLVSDSGSPVFGSYAQVNVTVCLCDAFGDCKSEAGAIFASSTGISYIALIIIMASIALLLVLLLLAIVVTSCGRRHHIKKGSGLLGGDSEDDIRDNVLNYNEQGGGEEDENAFNMDLLWSPLDANTTPVPPVSPVSCYPASGLPRGKQPVRKDAPHDLPSPIYPRRPPADPTDIQDYISDGLEAADKDPNVPPYDTALIYDYEGEGSLAGSLSSLASGSSDGEQDYDYLNDWGPRFQKLANMYEPR, from the exons ATCAAGTCCGACAAAATCTTCACGGGAGAAGTCATCTACAAATTAGAGGGTCCGGGCGTGGACCAGGCCCCCAAGAATTTCTTTGAGATCGATGACAAAACAGGAATGATCCGAAGCAAGCGTCCTCTGGACCGGGAGAAGTACAGCAGCTTCACG ctaaAAGCCTTTGCACTGTCGCCCAGTGGAGAGCGACTGGAGAACCCTACCACCATAGAAATCGTGGTGCTGGACCAGAATGACAACAGACCTACCTTCACACAGAAACAGTTTACTGGTTCTGTTCCTGAGTTTTCAGTCCCAG GTACATCAGTGATGTCGGTAACAGCCACGGATGCAGATGACCCAACCACTGAAAACGCGTTTCTCAGCTACTCCATCATCGGCCAGGAAAGCTTCCCGGCCAACGCTGTTACCAAGACCATGTTTGGCATAAACAACGAGACAGGAACCATCTATACAAGAGACGTAGGCCTTGATAAAGAG GTGGTGACGTCCTTCAAGCTCAAGCTCCAGGTTGCTGATATGGGCGGCATGGGGCTGAGCACTGAAGGTGTGGCCATCATTCAAGTGTCGGACATCAACAACTACGCCCCGCAGTTCAGCCCTAACTCG TACAAGATGACAGCGGTGGAGAACAGGAGGAACGAGGAGATCGGTCGTGTTAACGTGACAGACCTTGATGACCGTGGAACTGGACACTGGCAGGCAAGATACTCCATCTCCAATGACCCTTACAGGAACTTCGCCATCACCACAGACGCCGCTACCAACCAGGGCATTCTGACGGTGGTCCAG CCCCTGGATTACGAGGCCCAGATGGAGCACACCTTGATTCTGACAGTAGAGAACATCAATCCTCTGAGCAGCAAGGCTCCCAACTTGCCAGTCAGCAGCGCCACAGTGGTGGTCACGGTCGTCAACGAAAACGAAGCGCCACATTTCACGGAAGACCCGATGCGGATCGTGGTGCCCGAGTCTGTTAGCCCTGGAACATTATTGAAAAGCAACATCGCATTCGACCCTGATCATTCCCACCTCAG GTACGAGATTAGTCGAGATCCTGAGAGGTGGCTGGACATCAACAGAAATACGGGAGACATTACTGCAAGGAGACCCTTCAACATGCGATCCCCATATGTCAGAAACAACATCTACACCGCTATCGTCAAGGTCACAG ACGCCGGCGGCGTGTCGACCAGCGCCACTGTGGCCATCACCCTGACGGAGACCAACGACTTCCCCCCACAGCTCCTCCCCCTGAGCGGCACCGTGTGCAGGGACACCCGGCGGTCGGTCTCTGGACTGATCCTGACCGCTGAGGATGACGACCTGCCTCCGCAAGCTGCACCGTTCGTCTTTGAAATACCTGACGAAGAGTCCGGCAACTGGACCGTCGTCCAAGtcaacg ACACTCATGCGGTGCTGCAGCCTCTGGTGAACCTGGATGACGGAGAGTATGCAGTCACAGTATTGGTGTCCGACTCTGGAAGTCCTGTCTTCGGTTCTTACGCTCAGGTCAACGTCACCGTGTGTCTCTGTGACGCCTTTGGCGACTGTAAGTCTGAGGCGGGGGCAATATTTGCCTCCAGTACGGGGATCAGCTACATCGCTCTCATTATCATCATGGCCAGTATCGCCCTGCTTCTAG TACTGCTGCTCCTGGCGATAGTCGTGACTTCTTGTGGGAGACGCCATCACATCAAGAAGGGAAGTGGTCTGCTGGGGGGGGATTCAGAAGACGACATCAGAGATAATGTCCTCAACTACAATGAGCAGGGAGGGGGTGAGGAAGATGAG AACGCCTTCAACATGGACCTGCTGTGGAGTCCCTTGGACGCAAACACGACGCCCGTGCCCCCCGTGTCCCCCGTGTCCTGCTACCCAGCGTCTGGCCTTCCTCGGGGCAAACAGCCCGTCAGGAAAGATGCGCCACATGACCTGCCGTCACCCATCTACCCTCGCAGACCCCCAGCTGATCCCACTGACATCCAGGACTACATCAGCGAC GGCCTGGAGGCGGCGGACAAGGACCCCAACGTGCCTCCCTACGACACGGCCCTCATCTACGACTACGAGGGCGAGGGCTCGCTGGCCGGCAGCCTCAGCTCGCTGGCGTCCGGCAGCTCGGACGGCGAGCAGGACTACGACTATCTCAACGACTGGGGGCCGCGCTTCCAGAAGCTGGCCAACATGTACGAGCCTCGTTAG
- the cdh15 gene encoding cadherin-15 isoform X4, producing MIRSKRPLDREKYSSFTLKAFALSPSGERLENPTTIEIVVLDQNDNRPTFTQKQFTGSVPEFSVPGTSVMSVTATDADDPTTENAFLSYSIIGQESFPANAVTKTMFGINNETGTIYTRDVGLDKEVVTSFKLKLQVADMGGMGLSTEGVAIIQVSDINNYAPQFSPNSYKMTAVENRRNEEIGRVNVTDLDDRGTGHWQARYSISNDPYRNFAITTDAATNQGILTVVQPLDYEAQMEHTLILTVENINPLSSKAPNLPVSSATVVVTVVNENEAPHFTEDPMRIVVPESVSPGTLLKSNIAFDPDHSHLRYEISRDPERWLDINRNTGDITARRPFNMRSPYVRNNIYTAIVKVTDAGGVSTSATVAITLTETNDFPPQLLPLSGTVCRDTRRSVSGLILTAEDDDLPPQAAPFVFEIPDEESGNWTVVQVNDTHAVLQPLVNLDDGEYAVTVLVSDSGSPVFGSYAQVNVTVCLCDAFGDCKSEAGAIFASSTGISYIALIIIMASIALLLVLLLLAIVVTSCGRRHHIKKGSGLLGGDSEDDIRDNVLNYNEQGGGEEDENAFNMDLLWSPLDANTTPVPPVSPVSCYPASGLPRGKQPVRKDAPHDLPSPIYPRRPPADPTDIQDYISDGLEAADKDPNVPPYDTALIYDYEGEGSLAGSLSSLASGSSDGEQDYDYLNDWGPRFQKLANMYEPR from the exons ATGATCCGAAGCAAGCGTCCTCTGGACCGGGAGAAGTACAGCAGCTTCACG ctaaAAGCCTTTGCACTGTCGCCCAGTGGAGAGCGACTGGAGAACCCTACCACCATAGAAATCGTGGTGCTGGACCAGAATGACAACAGACCTACCTTCACACAGAAACAGTTTACTGGTTCTGTTCCTGAGTTTTCAGTCCCAG GTACATCAGTGATGTCGGTAACAGCCACGGATGCAGATGACCCAACCACTGAAAACGCGTTTCTCAGCTACTCCATCATCGGCCAGGAAAGCTTCCCGGCCAACGCTGTTACCAAGACCATGTTTGGCATAAACAACGAGACAGGAACCATCTATACAAGAGACGTAGGCCTTGATAAAGAG GTGGTGACGTCCTTCAAGCTCAAGCTCCAGGTTGCTGATATGGGCGGCATGGGGCTGAGCACTGAAGGTGTGGCCATCATTCAAGTGTCGGACATCAACAACTACGCCCCGCAGTTCAGCCCTAACTCG TACAAGATGACAGCGGTGGAGAACAGGAGGAACGAGGAGATCGGTCGTGTTAACGTGACAGACCTTGATGACCGTGGAACTGGACACTGGCAGGCAAGATACTCCATCTCCAATGACCCTTACAGGAACTTCGCCATCACCACAGACGCCGCTACCAACCAGGGCATTCTGACGGTGGTCCAG CCCCTGGATTACGAGGCCCAGATGGAGCACACCTTGATTCTGACAGTAGAGAACATCAATCCTCTGAGCAGCAAGGCTCCCAACTTGCCAGTCAGCAGCGCCACAGTGGTGGTCACGGTCGTCAACGAAAACGAAGCGCCACATTTCACGGAAGACCCGATGCGGATCGTGGTGCCCGAGTCTGTTAGCCCTGGAACATTATTGAAAAGCAACATCGCATTCGACCCTGATCATTCCCACCTCAG GTACGAGATTAGTCGAGATCCTGAGAGGTGGCTGGACATCAACAGAAATACGGGAGACATTACTGCAAGGAGACCCTTCAACATGCGATCCCCATATGTCAGAAACAACATCTACACCGCTATCGTCAAGGTCACAG ACGCCGGCGGCGTGTCGACCAGCGCCACTGTGGCCATCACCCTGACGGAGACCAACGACTTCCCCCCACAGCTCCTCCCCCTGAGCGGCACCGTGTGCAGGGACACCCGGCGGTCGGTCTCTGGACTGATCCTGACCGCTGAGGATGACGACCTGCCTCCGCAAGCTGCACCGTTCGTCTTTGAAATACCTGACGAAGAGTCCGGCAACTGGACCGTCGTCCAAGtcaacg ACACTCATGCGGTGCTGCAGCCTCTGGTGAACCTGGATGACGGAGAGTATGCAGTCACAGTATTGGTGTCCGACTCTGGAAGTCCTGTCTTCGGTTCTTACGCTCAGGTCAACGTCACCGTGTGTCTCTGTGACGCCTTTGGCGACTGTAAGTCTGAGGCGGGGGCAATATTTGCCTCCAGTACGGGGATCAGCTACATCGCTCTCATTATCATCATGGCCAGTATCGCCCTGCTTCTAG TACTGCTGCTCCTGGCGATAGTCGTGACTTCTTGTGGGAGACGCCATCACATCAAGAAGGGAAGTGGTCTGCTGGGGGGGGATTCAGAAGACGACATCAGAGATAATGTCCTCAACTACAATGAGCAGGGAGGGGGTGAGGAAGATGAG AACGCCTTCAACATGGACCTGCTGTGGAGTCCCTTGGACGCAAACACGACGCCCGTGCCCCCCGTGTCCCCCGTGTCCTGCTACCCAGCGTCTGGCCTTCCTCGGGGCAAACAGCCCGTCAGGAAAGATGCGCCACATGACCTGCCGTCACCCATCTACCCTCGCAGACCCCCAGCTGATCCCACTGACATCCAGGACTACATCAGCGAC GGCCTGGAGGCGGCGGACAAGGACCCCAACGTGCCTCCCTACGACACGGCCCTCATCTACGACTACGAGGGCGAGGGCTCGCTGGCCGGCAGCCTCAGCTCGCTGGCGTCCGGCAGCTCGGACGGCGAGCAGGACTACGACTATCTCAACGACTGGGGGCCGCGCTTCCAGAAGCTGGCCAACATGTACGAGCCTCGTTAG